In Sphingopyxis sp. FD7, a single window of DNA contains:
- the efp gene encoding elongation factor P has protein sequence MKITGVEIRPGNIIEFEGGIWKVTKIQHTQPGKGGAYMQVEAKNLIDGRKLNNRFRSADTVEKVRLDTKDFQYLYAEGDDLVFMDKDSFEQINISKDVVGEAHEFLQDGMDVVLELWEERPISVELPEQIEATIVEADAVVKGQTASSSYKPAILDNGVRVMVPPHITSGTRIVVNVYDREYVRRAD, from the coding sequence ATGAAGATCACCGGCGTTGAAATCCGTCCCGGCAATATAATCGAGTTTGAAGGCGGTATCTGGAAGGTCACCAAGATCCAGCACACCCAGCCGGGCAAGGGCGGCGCCTATATGCAGGTCGAGGCCAAGAATCTGATCGACGGACGCAAGCTCAACAACCGTTTCCGCAGCGCCGACACGGTGGAAAAGGTCCGCCTCGACACCAAGGATTTCCAGTATCTCTATGCCGAAGGCGACGATCTCGTCTTCATGGACAAGGACAGCTTCGAGCAGATCAATATCTCCAAGGATGTCGTCGGCGAAGCGCACGAGTTCCTGCAGGACGGCATGGACGTCGTGCTTGAGCTTTGGGAAGAGCGCCCGATCTCGGTCGAACTGCCCGAACAGATCGAGGCGACGATCGTCGAGGCCGATGCGGTGGTGAAGGGCCAGACGGCATCGTCGTCCTACAAGCCCGCGATTCTCGACAATGGCGTGCGCGTCATGGTGCCGCCGCACATCACCAGCGGGACGCGCATCGTGGTCAATGTCTATGACCGCGAATATGTGCGCCGCGCGGACTGA
- the thiE gene encoding thiamine phosphate synthase — protein sequence MTTATTASTCQLYLISPLDVGGDFPVRLEDALAAGPVAAFQFRVKGLDQHEAARLAEPLQAICATHEVAFIVNDDVALAKRLKADGVHLGQGDGDPKEARRQLGPGAQIGVTCHNSRHLAMEAGEAGADYVAFGAFFPTTTKAVEHRADPEILTWWQGLFELPCVAIGGITVDNAKKLVEAGADFLAVSGGVWAYRDGPGAAVRAFAEILENQPAG from the coding sequence ATGACCACAGCCACGACCGCATCGACCTGCCAGCTCTACCTCATTTCCCCGCTCGACGTCGGCGGCGATTTTCCTGTGCGGCTGGAGGACGCGCTGGCCGCGGGGCCGGTCGCGGCCTTTCAGTTTCGCGTCAAGGGGCTGGACCAGCACGAGGCGGCGCGGCTCGCCGAGCCGTTGCAGGCGATCTGCGCGACGCATGAGGTCGCCTTTATCGTCAACGACGATGTCGCGCTGGCAAAGCGGCTGAAGGCCGACGGCGTGCATCTGGGGCAGGGCGATGGCGATCCGAAGGAGGCGCGCCGTCAGCTCGGTCCCGGCGCACAGATTGGCGTAACATGCCATAACAGCCGTCACCTCGCGATGGAGGCGGGAGAGGCTGGCGCCGATTATGTTGCCTTCGGCGCCTTTTTCCCGACGACGACCAAGGCGGTCGAACATCGCGCGGACCCTGAAATACTGACATGGTGGCAGGGGTTGTTCGAGCTGCCCTGCGTGGCGATCGGCGGAATCACCGTCGACAATGCGAAAAAGCTCGTCGAGGCAGGGGCCGATTTCCTTGCGGTGTCGGGAGGCGTCTGGGCCTATCGCGACGGTCCGGGCGCTGCGGTGCGCGCCTTTGCGGAAATCCTGGAAAATCAGCCCGCGGGATAA
- a CDS encoding fructose bisphosphate aldolase — MLDQIKSGQGFIAALDQSGGSTPKALKGYGIGEDAFSNDEEMFALIHAMRSRIVTAPCFNGEKVIGAILFERTMDGEAGGKPVPALLWERGVVPFLKVDKGLEDEADGVQLMKANPGLDDLCKRAVAKGVFGTKMRSVVNLANPVGVKAIVDQQFAEAARIAAHGLVPIIEPEVNIKSAERDAADRLLLKELLAALDAWTGGPVMLKLSLPTEAGLFQPLVDHPKVLRVVALSGGFSRPEACAELAKNPGIIASFSRALLEDLRASMNDEEFNASLGGAIDEIHAASVA, encoded by the coding sequence ATGCTGGACCAGATCAAGTCGGGACAGGGCTTCATCGCCGCGCTCGACCAGAGCGGGGGATCGACGCCCAAGGCATTGAAGGGTTATGGCATCGGCGAGGATGCCTTCTCGAACGACGAGGAAATGTTCGCGCTGATCCATGCGATGCGTTCGCGGATCGTCACCGCGCCGTGCTTCAACGGCGAGAAGGTGATCGGCGCGATCCTGTTCGAGCGGACGATGGACGGCGAAGCGGGCGGCAAGCCGGTGCCCGCGCTGCTTTGGGAACGCGGCGTCGTGCCGTTCCTGAAGGTCGACAAGGGGTTGGAAGACGAAGCCGATGGCGTTCAGCTGATGAAGGCCAATCCCGGTCTCGACGATTTGTGCAAGCGCGCGGTCGCCAAGGGGGTGTTCGGCACCAAGATGCGCAGCGTCGTCAACCTTGCCAATCCGGTGGGGGTCAAGGCGATTGTCGATCAACAGTTCGCCGAAGCCGCGCGCATCGCGGCGCACGGCCTGGTGCCGATCATCGAGCCCGAGGTGAACATCAAGAGCGCCGAGCGCGATGCGGCGGACCGGCTGTTGCTGAAAGAGCTGCTCGCGGCGCTTGACGCCTGGACCGGCGGGCCGGTGATGCTCAAACTATCGCTGCCGACCGAAGCCGGGCTGTTCCAGCCGCTCGTCGATCATCCCAAGGTGCTGCGCGTGGTTGCGCTGTCGGGTGGCTTTTCGCGCCCCGAGGCCTGCGCCGAACTGGCGAAGAATCCCGGCATCATTGCAAGCTTCAGCCGTGCGCTGTTGGAGGATCTGCGCGCGTCGATGAACGACGAGGAGTTCAACGCCTCGCTCGGCGGCGCGATCGACGAGATTCACGCGGCCTCGGTGGCCTGA
- a CDS encoding phosphoglycerate kinase, whose amino-acid sequence MTAFKTLDDIGDVTDKRVLVRVDLNVPMIDGAVSDATRIQAAMPTIRELSDKGAIVLLLAHFGRPKGAKNPTQSLSLVMGGVEDVLGHSVMFIPEAVGEGAKAGVAVLAPGDVAVLENTRFYPGEEQNDPAFADALAEIGDLYVNDAFSAAHRAHGSTEGIARRLPAYAGRAMEAELKALDAALGNPVQPVAAVVGGAKVSSKIDVLRNLVGKVDHLIIGGGMANTFLAARGVDVGKSLCEHDLLDTANAIFDAADAAGCTIHLPYDVVVAREFAPNPPTRTVNVHEVAADEMILDVGPAAVEALADVLKNCRTLVWNGPLGAFETPPFDSATVALAKTAAALTREGSLTSVAGGGDTVAALNHAGVAGDFTFVSTAGGAFLEWMEGKPLPGVDALKA is encoded by the coding sequence ATGACCGCGTTCAAGACCCTCGACGATATCGGTGACGTCACCGACAAGCGCGTTCTCGTGCGCGTCGATCTCAACGTCCCGATGATCGATGGCGCGGTCAGCGACGCGACGCGCATCCAGGCGGCGATGCCGACGATCCGCGAATTGTCGGACAAGGGCGCGATTGTTCTGCTGCTCGCGCATTTCGGGCGGCCGAAGGGGGCGAAGAACCCGACACAGTCATTGAGCCTCGTCATGGGCGGCGTCGAGGATGTGCTGGGCCATTCGGTGATGTTCATTCCCGAAGCGGTCGGCGAGGGCGCGAAGGCGGGCGTTGCCGTGCTCGCGCCGGGCGATGTCGCGGTGCTCGAGAACACGCGCTTCTATCCCGGCGAGGAGCAGAACGACCCGGCCTTTGCCGATGCGCTCGCTGAAATCGGCGACCTGTATGTCAATGACGCCTTTTCGGCCGCGCACCGCGCGCATGGCTCGACCGAAGGCATCGCCCGGCGGCTTCCGGCCTATGCGGGGCGTGCGATGGAGGCCGAGCTGAAGGCGCTTGACGCCGCGCTCGGCAATCCGGTGCAGCCGGTCGCGGCGGTCGTCGGCGGCGCCAAGGTGTCGAGCAAGATCGATGTGCTGAGGAACCTCGTCGGCAAGGTCGATCATCTCATCATCGGCGGCGGCATGGCCAACACCTTTCTCGCCGCGCGCGGGGTCGATGTCGGCAAGTCGCTGTGCGAGCACGACCTGCTCGATACGGCGAACGCGATCTTCGACGCCGCCGACGCCGCGGGCTGCACGATCCATCTGCCCTATGACGTCGTGGTGGCAAGGGAGTTCGCGCCGAACCCGCCGACGCGCACCGTCAACGTTCACGAGGTCGCCGCCGACGAAATGATCCTCGACGTCGGCCCCGCCGCAGTTGAGGCGCTCGCCGACGTGCTCAAGAATTGCCGCACCCTGGTGTGGAACGGGCCGCTCGGGGCGTTCGAGACACCGCCCTTCGACAGCGCCACCGTCGCGCTCGCCAAAACCGCCGCGGCGCTGACGCGCGAAGGCTCGCTCACGTCGGTCGCGGGCGGCGGCGATACCGTCGCGGCGCTCAATCATGCCGGCGTTGCGGGCGACTTTACCTTTGTTTCGACCGCGGGTGGCGCCTTCCTCGAATGGATGGAAGGCAAGCCGCTGCCGGGCGTCGACGCGCTCAAAGCCTAG
- the gap gene encoding type I glyceraldehyde-3-phosphate dehydrogenase, translated as MAVKVAINGFGRIGRLVARAILERPDCGLELVAINDLADAKANALLFKRDSVHGPFPGEVSADGDQMIVGGKAIRVTKERDPANLPHGELGIDIALECTGFFTDRESASKHLAAGAKRVLISAPAKGADLTVVYGVNHDKLTAEHVVVSNASCTTNCLAPVAKVLNDTLGIERGLMTTVHAYTNDQKILDQIHSDMRRARAAGMSIIPTTTGAARAVGEVLPELKGKLDGSAIRVPTPNVSLVDLTFTPKRDTSVAEVNQILKDASEGALKGVLAFSDEPLVSIDYNHCPASSTVDSLETAVLEGKLVRVVSWYDNEWGFSNRMVDTAGVIAKLL; from the coding sequence ATGGCAGTGAAAGTCGCAATCAACGGTTTCGGACGCATCGGCCGCCTCGTGGCGCGCGCCATTCTCGAACGTCCCGACTGCGGGCTCGAACTGGTTGCGATCAACGACCTTGCCGATGCCAAGGCGAATGCTCTGCTGTTCAAGCGCGACAGCGTCCATGGCCCGTTCCCTGGCGAGGTTTCGGCCGACGGCGACCAGATGATCGTGGGCGGCAAGGCGATCCGCGTCACGAAGGAACGCGATCCCGCGAATCTGCCGCACGGCGAACTGGGTATCGACATCGCGCTCGAATGCACGGGCTTTTTTACCGACCGCGAGAGCGCGTCGAAACATCTGGCTGCCGGCGCCAAGCGCGTCCTCATCTCGGCCCCCGCGAAGGGCGCCGACCTGACCGTCGTTTACGGGGTCAATCACGACAAGCTGACCGCCGAACATGTCGTCGTCTCGAACGCCAGCTGCACGACCAACTGCCTCGCGCCGGTCGCCAAGGTGCTCAACGACACGCTGGGCATCGAGCGCGGGCTGATGACCACGGTTCACGCCTATACCAATGACCAGAAGATTCTCGACCAGATCCACAGCGACATGCGCCGCGCGCGCGCCGCGGGTATGTCGATCATCCCGACAACGACGGGCGCCGCGCGCGCGGTCGGCGAAGTGCTGCCCGAACTCAAGGGCAAGCTCGACGGATCGGCGATCCGCGTGCCGACGCCGAACGTCAGCCTCGTCGACCTGACCTTCACGCCGAAGCGCGACACGAGCGTCGCGGAAGTGAACCAGATCCTGAAGGATGCGTCGGAGGGCGCGCTCAAGGGCGTGCTGGCCTTCTCTGACGAGCCGCTGGTGTCGATCGATTATAATCATTGCCCGGCAAGCTCGACGGTCGACAGCCTCGAAACCGCGGTGCTCGAGGGCAAGCTGGTGCGCGTGGTCAGCTGGTACGACAATGAATGGGGCTTCTCGAACCGCATGGTCGACACCGCGGGCGTGATCGCGAAGCTGCTGTAA